The Candidatus Mycolicibacterium alkanivorans genome contains a region encoding:
- the groES gene encoding co-chaperone GroES, producing MASVNIKPLEDKILVQANEAETTTASGLVIPDTAKEKPQEGTVVAVGPGRWDEDGEKRIPLDVHEGDTVIYSKYGGTEIKYDGEEYLILSARDVLAVVNK from the coding sequence GTGGCGAGCGTGAACATCAAGCCACTCGAGGACAAGATCCTCGTACAGGCCAACGAGGCCGAGACGACCACCGCGTCGGGTCTGGTCATCCCGGACACCGCCAAGGAGAAGCCGCAGGAAGGCACCGTCGTCGCCGTCGGCCCCGGCCGGTGGGACGAGGATGGCGAGAAGCGGATCCCGCTGGATGTCCACGAAGGCGACACCGTCATCTACAGCAAGTACGGCGGCACCGAGATCAAGTACGACGGCGAGGAGTACCTGATCCTGTCGGCCCGCGACGTG
- the tsaD gene encoding tRNA (adenosine(37)-N6)-threonylcarbamoyltransferase complex transferase subunit TsaD yields MKVLAIESSCDETGVGIASLGADGTVTLLADEVASSVDEHARYGGVVPEIASRAHLEALGPTMRRALATAGIDKPDVVAATIGPGLAGALLVGVAAAKAYAAAWDVPFYAVNHLGGHLAADVYDHGPLPESVGLLVSGGHTHLLYVRSLGEPIEELGSTVDDAAGEAYDKVARLLGLGYPGGKALDDLARTGDPAAVVFPRGMTGPRDERFAFSFSGLKTAVARYVESHPDYHAADVAAGFQEAVADVLTAKAVRAAVEMEVSTLLIAGGVAANTRLRELAEERCAAAGLTLRIPRPRLCTDNGAMMASFAAHLIAAGAAPSPLDVPTDPGLPVIAGQVA; encoded by the coding sequence ATGAAGGTTCTGGCCATCGAAAGTTCCTGTGATGAAACCGGAGTCGGTATCGCCAGTCTCGGTGCCGACGGGACGGTGACGCTGCTGGCCGACGAGGTCGCCTCCAGCGTCGACGAACACGCCCGCTACGGCGGGGTGGTCCCCGAGATCGCCTCGCGGGCCCACCTCGAAGCACTCGGCCCGACCATGCGGCGCGCGCTGGCCACGGCCGGCATCGACAAACCCGATGTCGTCGCCGCCACCATCGGACCGGGACTGGCCGGGGCGTTGCTCGTCGGTGTCGCCGCCGCAAAGGCCTACGCCGCGGCCTGGGATGTGCCGTTCTATGCCGTCAACCACCTCGGGGGGCACCTGGCCGCCGACGTCTACGACCACGGTCCGCTGCCCGAGAGTGTCGGCCTGCTGGTCTCAGGCGGGCACACCCACCTGCTGTACGTGCGTTCGCTGGGCGAGCCCATCGAGGAACTCGGCAGCACCGTCGACGACGCGGCGGGGGAGGCCTACGACAAGGTGGCCCGACTGCTGGGCCTCGGCTACCCCGGCGGCAAGGCCCTCGACGACCTGGCGCGCACCGGTGACCCGGCGGCCGTCGTGTTCCCGCGCGGCATGACCGGCCCGCGCGACGAGCGGTTCGCGTTCAGCTTCTCCGGGCTCAAGACGGCGGTCGCACGATACGTCGAGAGCCATCCGGACTACCACGCGGCAGATGTGGCGGCCGGATTCCAGGAGGCTGTCGCCGACGTGCTGACCGCCAAGGCGGTGCGGGCGGCCGTCGAGATGGAGGTGAGCACCCTGCTCATCGCCGGCGGCGTGGCGGCCAACACGCGCCTGCGCGAGTTGGCCGAAGAGCGTTGCGCCGCCGCCGGATTGACGCTACGAATCCCGCGGCCGCGGCTGTGCACCGACAATGGGGCGATGATGGCCTCCTTCGCCGCGCATCTGATCGCCGCCGGGGCGGCCCCCTCGCCGCTGGACGTGCCAACCGACCCGGGTCTGCCCGTCATCGCCGGGCAGGTGGCATGA
- the rimI gene encoding ribosomal protein S18-alanine N-acetyltransferase, giving the protein MNVGYGPLRKTDAARCAELEMMLFEGDDPWPEFSFVRELAAPHNRYVAARVDDKLVGYAGISRLGRVPPFEYEIHTIGVDPAYQGKGIGRRMMTELLGEVGPGSVVYLEVRTDNEPAIALYTSLGFDKIGVRKRYYQVSGADAYTMRRDAQ; this is encoded by the coding sequence ATGAACGTCGGCTACGGGCCGCTGCGCAAGACTGACGCCGCTCGCTGTGCGGAGTTGGAGATGATGCTGTTCGAGGGTGACGACCCCTGGCCGGAGTTTTCCTTCGTCCGTGAGCTGGCCGCCCCGCACAACCGCTACGTCGCGGCCCGGGTGGATGACAAACTCGTCGGTTATGCCGGCATCTCACGGCTGGGCCGGGTGCCGCCGTTCGAGTACGAGATCCACACCATCGGCGTCGATCCCGCCTATCAGGGCAAGGGGATCGGCCGGCGCATGATGACCGAACTGCTCGGCGAAGTTGGTCCGGGTTCGGTGGTCTACCTGGAGGTGCGCACCGACAACGAGCCGGCGATCGCGCTCTACACCAGCCTCGGTTTCGACAAGATCGGCGTGCGCAAGCGCTACTACCAGGTCAGCGGCGCCGATGCCTACACGATGCGGCGGGATGCGCAATGA
- the tsaB gene encoding tRNA (adenosine(37)-N6)-threonylcarbamoyltransferase complex dimerization subunit type 1 TsaB — protein sequence MKRTVLAIDTATAAVTAAVVAHDSRARNHVLAQRITINGRAHAEMLTPNVVASIAGAGLTMGDLDAVVVGCGPGPFTGLRVGMASAAAYGHALGVPVYGVCTLDAIGVGSRGEVLVVTDARRREVYWARYRDGVRIEGPEVNAPADVPVGTAEAVAGSPDHAAWFDLPRIDVAYPTPVGLVAAVADWPAEPGPLVPLYLRRPDARTLAERGITVPR from the coding sequence ATGAAGCGCACCGTCCTGGCGATCGACACGGCCACCGCGGCGGTCACCGCGGCGGTGGTGGCCCATGACAGCCGGGCGCGCAATCATGTTCTAGCGCAACGGATCACCATCAACGGCCGCGCCCACGCCGAAATGCTCACGCCCAACGTGGTGGCCTCGATCGCCGGGGCGGGCCTGACCATGGGTGATCTGGATGCGGTCGTCGTGGGATGCGGTCCGGGACCGTTCACCGGCCTGCGGGTCGGGATGGCATCCGCCGCCGCCTACGGACATGCGCTGGGTGTGCCGGTGTACGGGGTGTGCACTCTGGACGCGATCGGCGTCGGGAGTCGCGGCGAGGTGCTGGTGGTGACCGACGCCCGGCGCCGCGAGGTGTACTGGGCGCGCTACCGCGACGGCGTGCGCATCGAGGGACCCGAGGTGAATGCGCCGGCCGACGTGCCGGTCGGCACGGCCGAGGCGGTGGCCGGATCACCGGATCATGCGGCCTGGTTCGACCTGCCACGCATCGATGTGGCGTACCCCACCCCGGTGGGTTTGGTTGCCGCCGTGGCCGATTGGCCCGCCGAGCCGGGCCCGCTGGTGCCGCTGTATCTGCGGCGCCCCGACGCCAGGACGCTGGCCGAGCGCGGGATAACGGTGCCGCGATGA
- the tsaE gene encoding tRNA (adenosine(37)-N6)-threonylcarbamoyltransferase complex ATPase subunit type 1 TsaE translates to MASTRAKSGTVELPTLDDTIAWGARLGEQLRAGDVVVLSGPLGAGKTALAKGIAVGLDVEGPINSPTFVLARVHRARRPGHPAMVHADFYRLLDTDGADLLGELDSLDLDADLDDAVVVVEWGEGLAERLSQNHLDIALHRSADSDVRTATWRWHRG, encoded by the coding sequence GTGGCTAGTACCCGGGCGAAGAGCGGCACCGTCGAGTTGCCGACACTCGACGACACCATTGCGTGGGGCGCGCGGCTGGGTGAGCAGTTGCGCGCCGGCGACGTCGTGGTGCTCTCCGGCCCACTCGGTGCCGGAAAGACCGCTCTGGCAAAGGGAATCGCGGTCGGCCTGGACGTCGAGGGCCCGATCAACTCACCGACTTTCGTGCTCGCCCGGGTACACCGTGCGCGCCGGCCCGGCCACCCGGCGATGGTCCACGCGGACTTCTACCGACTGCTCGACACCGACGGCGCTGACCTGCTGGGCGAACTGGACTCCCTGGACCTCGATGCCGATCTCGACGACGCGGTGGTGGTGGTCGAGTGGGGCGAGGGTCTTGCCGAGCGCCTCTCGCAGAACCACCTCGACATCGCACTGCACCGCAGCGCCGACAGCGACGTGCGCACAGCGACATGGCGGTGGCACCGCGGATGA
- a CDS encoding alpha/beta fold hydrolase encodes MLAGVAGLSAVGTAAGVSAARALRHRSFIRDAYAGEDFALLEADRGCVVTTADGVPLVVREVGPVTAPLTVVFAHGFCLRMGSFHFQRAALAERWGDQVRMVFYDQRGHGQSGAAPVDTYTVTQLGQDLEIILQVMVPRGPVVLIGHSMGGMTVLSHARQFPQHYGRRIVGAALISSAAEGLSRSPLGEILQNPALEAVRFAARYAPRMVHRTRGAARAVLRPILRTASFGDDNVSPSVVAFSEAMIHDTPIATLVEFLHALEVHDESAALPVLAPVPTMIACGDHDVLTPVKHSEEMAAVLPDTELVIVSGAGHLVQLERPDIINDALVRLVERATPSKLVAFARRLKDRAGG; translated from the coding sequence CTGCTTGCCGGGGTGGCCGGCCTCAGTGCTGTCGGGACCGCCGCCGGAGTGTCGGCCGCCCGGGCGCTCCGGCACCGGAGCTTCATCCGGGACGCCTACGCCGGCGAGGATTTCGCGCTGCTGGAAGCCGACCGCGGATGTGTGGTGACCACCGCTGACGGCGTGCCCCTGGTTGTTCGCGAGGTCGGCCCCGTCACAGCGCCGCTGACCGTCGTCTTCGCCCACGGCTTCTGCCTGCGGATGGGATCGTTTCACTTCCAGCGCGCGGCGCTCGCCGAGAGGTGGGGCGATCAGGTACGGATGGTGTTCTACGACCAGCGCGGCCACGGCCAGTCCGGTGCGGCCCCGGTCGACACCTATACCGTCACGCAGCTGGGTCAGGATCTGGAAATCATTCTGCAGGTGATGGTTCCACGCGGACCGGTGGTTCTCATCGGCCATTCGATGGGCGGCATGACGGTGCTCTCGCATGCTCGCCAGTTCCCGCAGCACTACGGTCGTCGCATCGTCGGTGCGGCGCTGATCTCTTCGGCCGCGGAGGGTCTGTCGCGCTCACCGCTCGGTGAGATCCTGCAGAACCCGGCGCTGGAGGCGGTGCGCTTTGCCGCGCGGTACGCGCCCAGGATGGTGCACCGCACCCGCGGGGCCGCCCGCGCGGTGCTGCGGCCCATCCTGCGGACCGCCTCCTTCGGCGACGACAACGTGAGTCCCAGCGTTGTGGCGTTCTCCGAAGCCATGATTCACGACACACCCATCGCCACTCTGGTGGAGTTCCTGCATGCGCTGGAGGTGCACGACGAAAGCGCCGCCCTGCCGGTGCTGGCCCCTGTCCCCACGATGATCGCCTGCGGCGACCACGACGTGCTCACCCCGGTTAAGCACTCCGAGGAGATGGCCGCGGTCCTGCCCGACACCGAGCTGGTGATCGTTTCCGGTGCCGGCCATCTGGTGCAGCTCGAACGGCCCGACATCATCAACGACGCGCTGGTGCGTCTGGTCGAACGGGCGACACCGTCGAAGCTGGTCGCCTTCGCCCGCCGCCTGAAGGACCGGGCAGGTGGCTAG
- the alr gene encoding alanine racemase has protein sequence MDMHTTSLTPSTRSQVSGAGAEALVDLGAIVDNVRVLRERAGSAQVMAVVKADAYGHGAPQVARAAVAAGAAELGVATIDEALALRRSGITAPVLSWLHPPGTDFAPALTADVQIGVSSARQVVDLLDAVERTGRTAEVTVKVDTGLNRSGVSPADYPAVLTALRRAAAADAIRIRGIMSHLASGDVPDDPLNDLQAQRFTDMIAEARSRGIGFEVAHLSNSPSALTRPDLGFDMVRPGIAVYGLSPIPEQGDMGLRPAMTLKCTVAMVKPVKAGEGVSYGHTWVAEEDTNLALLPIGYADGVYRTLGGRIDVLINGRLRRNVGRICMDQLVVNLGPGTPDVAEGDEAILFGPGTSGESTAQDWADLLGTIHYEVLTSPRGRVVRTYRGVDAGGR, from the coding sequence ATGGACATGCACACAACTTCGCTGACCCCATCGACGCGATCTCAGGTTTCCGGCGCAGGTGCGGAGGCACTCGTCGATCTCGGGGCGATCGTCGACAACGTGCGGGTTCTGCGCGAGCGCGCGGGATCCGCACAGGTGATGGCCGTCGTAAAAGCCGACGCCTACGGGCACGGCGCCCCGCAGGTGGCGCGCGCCGCGGTGGCGGCAGGCGCCGCCGAACTCGGCGTCGCCACCATCGACGAGGCGCTGGCGCTGCGGCGTTCGGGCATCACCGCCCCGGTGCTGTCCTGGCTGCACCCGCCGGGCACCGACTTCGCGCCCGCGCTGACCGCCGATGTGCAGATCGGGGTGTCGTCGGCTCGCCAGGTCGTCGACCTCCTCGACGCCGTCGAGCGCACCGGGCGCACCGCCGAGGTCACCGTCAAGGTGGACACCGGGCTCAACCGCAGCGGAGTGAGCCCGGCGGACTATCCCGCGGTGCTCACCGCGCTGCGGCGCGCCGCGGCCGCCGACGCTATCCGGATCCGCGGCATCATGTCGCACCTGGCCAGTGGTGACGTTCCGGACGATCCGCTCAACGACCTTCAGGCCCAGCGGTTCACCGACATGATCGCAGAGGCCCGCAGCCGCGGCATCGGGTTCGAGGTGGCCCACCTGTCGAACTCTCCATCGGCACTGACGCGTCCCGACCTGGGCTTCGACATGGTCCGCCCCGGTATCGCCGTCTACGGTCTCAGCCCGATCCCCGAGCAGGGTGACATGGGGCTGCGTCCGGCGATGACGCTGAAATGCACTGTGGCGATGGTGAAGCCGGTCAAGGCGGGCGAAGGAGTGTCCTACGGGCACACCTGGGTCGCCGAGGAGGACACCAACCTGGCGCTGCTGCCGATCGGTTACGCCGACGGCGTCTACCGCACCCTCGGCGGCCGCATCGACGTGCTGATCAACGGCCGGCTGCGCCGCAACGTGGGCCGCATCTGCATGGACCAGCTCGTGGTCAACCTGGGCCCGGGAACCCCCGACGTCGCCGAGGGTGACGAAGCGATCCTGTTCGGCCCCGGCACATCCGGTGAGTCCACCGCCCAGGACTGGGCCGACCTGCTCGGCACCATCCACTACGAGGTCCTCACCAGTCCGCGCGGCCGGGTCGTGCGGACCTACCGGGGGGTCGACGCCGGTGGCCGGTGA
- a CDS encoding glutamate decarboxylase produces MPHVKYRSPSIAPAYTGRLSTDPIPSLRLPDESMEPAAAYRFVHDELMLDGSSRLNLATFVTTWMDPEAEKLMAETFDKNMIDKDEYPATAAIESRCVSMVADLFHAENLRDDDSSSAVGVSTIGSSEAVMLGGLALKWRWKQRVGDEWKTRTPNLVMGANVQVVWEKFCRYFEVEPRYLPMAEDRYVITPEQVLEHVDEDTIGVVAILGTTYTGELEPIAEICAALDTLAAEQDLDIPVHVDAASGGFVVPFLHPGLVWDFRLPRVASINVSGHKYGLTYPGIGFVVWRNADHLPEELVFRVNYLGGDMPTFTLNFSRPGNQVVGQYYNFLRLGRAGYTYVMQCLSGTARWLSDRLANCQHFTVISDGSAIPVVAFKLSGDFGYTEFDVSNALRSYGWQVPAYTMPDGAEDVSVLRVVVREGFSADLARSLWEDLNAVLGHLDAIKPGGHFDEQHFAH; encoded by the coding sequence ATGCCGCACGTCAAGTACCGCTCCCCGTCGATCGCGCCTGCCTACACGGGGCGGTTGTCCACCGACCCGATCCCGTCGTTGCGGTTACCCGACGAGTCGATGGAACCGGCTGCGGCCTACCGGTTCGTCCACGACGAGCTGATGCTCGACGGCAGTTCCCGGCTCAACCTCGCGACGTTCGTGACGACGTGGATGGACCCGGAGGCCGAGAAGCTGATGGCCGAGACGTTCGACAAGAACATGATCGACAAGGACGAGTATCCGGCGACTGCGGCGATCGAATCACGTTGTGTATCAATGGTTGCCGACCTTTTTCATGCCGAGAACCTGCGCGACGACGACTCCTCCAGCGCGGTCGGGGTGTCGACCATCGGCTCCTCGGAGGCGGTGATGCTCGGCGGCCTGGCGCTGAAGTGGAGATGGAAGCAGCGCGTCGGGGACGAGTGGAAGACCCGCACCCCCAACCTGGTGATGGGCGCCAACGTGCAGGTGGTGTGGGAGAAGTTCTGCCGCTACTTCGAGGTCGAGCCGCGCTACCTCCCGATGGCCGAGGACCGCTACGTCATCACCCCCGAGCAGGTGCTGGAGCACGTCGACGAAGACACCATCGGTGTGGTGGCCATCCTGGGCACGACCTACACCGGTGAACTCGAGCCCATCGCCGAGATCTGCGCCGCCCTGGACACTCTGGCGGCGGAGCAGGATCTCGACATCCCGGTGCACGTCGATGCGGCCAGCGGAGGGTTCGTGGTGCCGTTCCTGCACCCGGGCCTGGTGTGGGATTTCCGGTTACCGCGGGTGGCCTCGATCAACGTCAGCGGCCACAAGTACGGCCTGACCTACCCCGGCATCGGGTTCGTGGTGTGGCGCAACGCCGATCACCTGCCCGAGGAGCTGGTCTTCCGGGTCAACTACCTTGGCGGTGACATGCCGACGTTCACGCTGAACTTCTCCCGGCCGGGCAATCAGGTGGTGGGGCAGTACTACAACTTCCTTCGCCTTGGCCGCGCGGGCTATACCTATGTGATGCAATGCCTTTCGGGCACCGCGCGGTGGCTGTCCGATCGGCTGGCCAACTGCCAGCACTTCACGGTGATCTCCGACGGGTCGGCGATCCCGGTGGTGGCGTTCAAGCTGTCCGGCGACTTCGGCTACACCGAGTTCGACGTGTCCAACGCGCTGCGCTCCTACGGCTGGCAGGTGCCCGCCTACACCATGCCCGACGGGGCCGAGGACGTGTCGGTGCTACGAGTGGTGGTGCGCGAAGGCTTCTCCGCCGACCTGGCCCGCTCGCTGTGGGAAGACCTCAACGCGGTGCTGGGCCACCTGGATGCGATCAAGCCCGGCGGCCACTTCGACGAGCAGCACTTCGCGCACTAG
- a CDS encoding NAD(P)H-hydrate dehydratase — protein sequence MRHYYTADAIRAAEAPLLASLPDGVLMRRAAYGLAAAIARELRSRTGAIAGRQVCAVVGSGDNGGDALWAATFLRRRGATATAVLLNPEHTHAKALAAFRAAGGRVVQAVPPGTNLVIDGVVGISGTGPLRPAAADVFAAVEASGIPVVAVDVPSGIDVHTGAVTGPAVRAALTVTFGGLKPVHALADCGRVELVDIGLDLPATDVVGFQAADVKARWPVPRAHDDKFTQGVTGILAGSSTYPGAAILCTGAAVAATSGMKRYAGSAAAEVVSHWPEVVAAPSASAAGRVQAWVVGPGLGSDENAVTALTFALNTDLPVIVDADALTILAAHPHLVSGRDAPTVVTPHAGEFARLAGAPPGPDRIAATRRLADGLGATVLLKGNVTVIADPDGPVYLNPAGGSWAATAGSGDVLSGMIGALLAAGLPPIEAAAAAAFVHARAANASAADPGPASVPTSASRILAHIRSAVAAL from the coding sequence ATGCGGCACTACTACACCGCCGACGCGATCCGCGCCGCCGAGGCGCCCTTGTTGGCCAGCCTGCCCGATGGCGTGCTGATGCGTCGTGCCGCCTACGGTTTGGCCGCCGCGATCGCGCGGGAGTTGCGCAGCCGCACCGGTGCCATCGCGGGCCGTCAGGTCTGCGCCGTCGTCGGCTCCGGTGACAACGGCGGTGACGCGCTGTGGGCGGCGACCTTCCTGCGCCGCCGCGGCGCAACGGCCACCGCCGTGCTGCTCAACCCCGAGCACACCCACGCCAAGGCCCTCGCCGCATTCCGCGCCGCGGGCGGCCGGGTGGTGCAGGCGGTGCCGCCGGGTACCAATCTGGTGATCGACGGGGTTGTCGGCATCTCCGGCACCGGCCCGCTGCGCCCCGCGGCCGCCGACGTGTTCGCCGCGGTCGAGGCGAGCGGGATTCCGGTGGTGGCCGTCGACGTCCCCAGCGGCATCGACGTGCACACCGGTGCCGTCACCGGCCCGGCCGTGCGCGCCGCGCTGACCGTCACCTTCGGCGGGCTGAAACCCGTACACGCACTGGCCGACTGCGGCCGAGTCGAACTCGTCGACATCGGGCTGGACCTGCCCGCCACCGATGTGGTCGGCTTCCAGGCCGCCGACGTCAAGGCCCGCTGGCCGGTGCCGCGTGCGCATGACGACAAATTCACCCAGGGCGTCACCGGAATCCTGGCCGGTTCCTCGACCTATCCCGGCGCCGCGATCCTGTGCACCGGGGCCGCGGTGGCGGCAACCTCGGGGATGAAGCGCTACGCCGGATCCGCGGCGGCCGAGGTGGTGTCGCACTGGCCGGAGGTGGTTGCCGCACCCAGCGCGTCGGCCGCCGGGCGGGTGCAGGCCTGGGTGGTCGGGCCCGGCCTGGGCTCCGACGAAAACGCAGTGACCGCATTGACATTCGCGCTCAACACCGACCTGCCGGTGATCGTCGACGCCGACGCCCTGACGATCCTGGCGGCCCATCCACACCTGGTGTCCGGGCGTGACGCGCCGACCGTCGTGACGCCGCACGCCGGCGAGTTCGCCCGGCTGGCCGGCGCGCCGCCCGGACCGGACCGGATCGCCGCGACCCGGCGGCTGGCCGACGGGCTGGGCGCCACCGTCCTTCTCAAAGGCAACGTCACCGTCATCGCCGATCCGGACGGACCCGTCTACCTCAACCCTGCGGGAGGATCCTGGGCCGCCACCGCCGGGTCCGGGGATGTGCTGTCCGGCATGATCGGCGCACTGCTGGCCGCCGGGCTGCCGCCGATCGAGGCCGCGGCCGCCGCGGCCTTCGTGCACGCCCGCGCCGCCAACGCCTCGGCGGCCGATCCCGGCCCCGCATCCGTACCCACCTCGGCGTCGCGCATCCTGGCCCACATCCGTTCAGCCGTTGCAGCACTCTAG
- a CDS encoding nuclear transport factor 2 family protein — protein sequence MTDQQLLVELLAIERAGWWALCESTGDRFYGELMTDDAVMVLANGTVMDRAAVTAALGQAPPWQRFGLSDPRVIPAGPDTAALVYVGTAERDGAEEPFVGAMSSVYQRVDGTWRLVLYQQTAVTG from the coding sequence ATGACCGATCAGCAGTTACTCGTTGAACTTCTCGCCATCGAACGCGCGGGCTGGTGGGCGTTGTGTGAGTCCACCGGCGACCGCTTCTACGGCGAGTTGATGACCGACGACGCGGTGATGGTGCTGGCCAACGGTACGGTGATGGACCGGGCCGCGGTCACCGCCGCGCTCGGTCAGGCACCGCCGTGGCAGCGCTTCGGCCTGTCCGACCCGCGAGTCATCCCGGCCGGCCCCGACACCGCGGCGCTGGTGTATGTCGGCACCGCCGAACGCGACGGTGCCGAAGAACCGTTCGTCGGAGCGATGTCGTCGGTGTATCAGCGCGTCGATGGCACGTGGCGGCTGGTGTTGTATCAGCAGACCGCCGTAACTGGATGA
- a CDS encoding TetR/AcrR family transcriptional regulator, whose protein sequence is MTEPDLTPTAAAVNGHRLTPKGIQTRDRIVAVAANLMQERGVARTTIEDIQAAAGISSSQLYHYFADKGALVAAVIELQGQRVLDVQHLGLDRLTCVDDLWRWRDLVVGIRTAQNCVGGCPLGSLAADLSETDALARAQLARWFAAWDRMLRDGLASMAAAGQFTAGTDTDRLALALLAATQGGLLLSQVNRDTAALTAAMDTVIAQISAHLTEAADKAVRRR, encoded by the coding sequence GTGACTGAACCAGATCTGACCCCCACGGCTGCGGCGGTCAACGGCCATAGGCTGACTCCCAAGGGCATCCAGACCCGCGATCGGATCGTCGCGGTGGCCGCCAACCTGATGCAGGAACGCGGCGTGGCGCGGACCACGATCGAAGACATTCAGGCCGCGGCCGGAATCAGCTCGTCGCAGCTGTACCACTACTTCGCCGACAAGGGCGCCCTGGTGGCCGCCGTCATCGAACTGCAGGGCCAGCGGGTGCTCGACGTCCAACATTTGGGCCTGGACCGGCTGACATGCGTCGATGACCTGTGGCGCTGGCGCGATCTCGTGGTTGGCATCCGCACAGCTCAGAACTGTGTCGGCGGATGCCCGCTGGGCTCGCTCGCCGCGGATCTGTCGGAAACAGACGCCCTGGCCCGAGCCCAGCTGGCGCGCTGGTTCGCCGCGTGGGACCGCATGTTGCGCGACGGTCTGGCGTCGATGGCTGCCGCCGGTCAGTTCACCGCGGGCACCGACACAGATCGTCTGGCGCTGGCGTTACTCGCCGCCACCCAGGGCGGGCTGTTGCTCAGTCAGGTCAACCGGGACACCGCTGCGTTGACGGCGGCGATGGACACCGTGATCGCCCAGATCAGTGCGCACTTAACCGAGGCGGCTGACAAGGCCGTTCGGCGACGCTAA
- a CDS encoding peroxiredoxin-like family protein — protein MSTTEPDTIATQVAQLQEGMAGHLPAEAIEVFTADQKRMVDAGVAPGAARPGTLLPDPELLDARGNPTRIGTLRVNRPAVVVFYRGAWCPYCNLALKAYQDQLVPVLAEQGIPLIAISPQKPDGSLSTAEANALTFDVVSDPGNQIASVLGIVITPSEASRSLTQQLGIDLREANADGGYELPMPTVLVVDREGVIAWSDIHPDYTTRTEVAQILAAVGRLG, from the coding sequence GTGTCCACCACCGAACCCGACACGATCGCCACCCAGGTCGCCCAACTGCAGGAGGGTATGGCGGGCCATTTGCCCGCCGAGGCCATCGAGGTGTTCACCGCCGACCAGAAGCGAATGGTCGACGCGGGCGTAGCGCCCGGTGCAGCCCGGCCCGGAACCCTGCTACCCGACCCTGAACTGCTTGATGCACGAGGGAATCCGACCAGGATCGGCACTCTGCGCGTAAACCGCCCGGCGGTCGTGGTCTTCTACCGTGGCGCGTGGTGCCCGTACTGCAATCTGGCACTGAAGGCCTACCAGGACCAGCTGGTCCCGGTACTCGCCGAGCAGGGTATCCCGCTGATCGCCATCAGTCCGCAAAAGCCCGACGGCTCGTTGTCGACCGCGGAAGCCAACGCACTGACCTTCGACGTGGTATCCGACCCCGGCAATCAGATCGCCTCCGTGCTCGGCATCGTCATCACACCGTCGGAGGCGTCGCGGTCGCTGACCCAGCAGCTCGGTATCGATCTGCGGGAGGCCAACGCCGACGGCGGCTACGAGCTGCCGATGCCGACTGTCTTGGTGGTCGACCGTGAGGGCGTCATCGCATGGAGCGACATCCACCCCGACTACACCACCCGCACCGAGGTTGCACAGATTCTGGCCGCCGTCGGCCGACTGGGCTGA